The sequence GCACCTTTCTCAACCTGCGGGTCGCCACGGACGCCCGCCGGCTGCGCGAACTCGTCGCGGCCGCGGACGTCGTCATCCAGGCGTACCGACCGAAGGCGCTGGACCGGCTCGGGTTCGGGCCGGAGGACCTGGCCAGGATCCGGCCGGGCATCGTCTGCGCGACGATCAGCGCCTACGGCCGGCTCGGGCCGTGGAGCGGACTGCGCGGCTTCGACGGGCTGGTACAGACGGCATCCGGGGCCGCGGTCGAGGCCGCGCGCGCGACCGGCTCGCACCAGCCGGAGCCGCTGCCCGCCGCCGCGTTGAGCCACGCCACCGGGCACCTCGCCGCCTACGGCGTGCTGGCCGCGCTCGCCCGGCGGGAAGGCGTCGGCGGCAGCTGGCACGTCCGGCTCTCGCTCGCCCAGACGGGCCGCTGGCTGATGGGCCTGGGCCAGCGGGACACGCTGGCTGTGCCGGGCCTGAGTGACGCCGACGTCGAGCCGTTCCGGCGCACGATGCGCAGCGAGTTCGGCGAGCTTTCCTACATCGCCGCGCCCGGGGCCGTCGGCGGCGCCACGCGCGGCTACGACCGGCCACCAAGTTCGCTCGGCGCGCACTCCCCGGGCTGGGCGCCCATCCGCTGAGCGCGATCGCCGGACCGCGCGGCGTGTCCGGACGGAACCAAATCGTTCCCGCGACTGGCCGGCGCCGGATCGCGACATTCGCGCCTTACGCCGTATCCGCCGGGCGCCTCAGCCGCCTTACTTCTTGTCTGCCGTCGCCGGATTCCGCACGCCCGATTGGGTCGGAATTCCCCAGCTGAAAGCGGCTTCCCCATGCACCGGTTCCGGCTGGTCCCGGCCCGGAGTTAAGTGCGAGAACCGTGCTCGGGGCGGCCGGCCCGGCTGCGCTCGGGAGCCGAACCAGCATCATTGCGGGACGAGACCGAGTCGTCCGAGTTGCCACGGCGACGGCGCGCGCGTGTGCGGGTACCGACGTCAACCTGCCGCTCACGCTGTCCGGCCGCCGCCGCGGCGCGGTCGGCGAAAAGACGCTGCCTGATCAGGTTCAGGGTCTGCTCGCGTTCTGTCTGATCCAGTCCGGCCGCGAGGGTGTGAAACAAACCACCAGAAGCGGGTCGCCGGCCGTTTTCACTCGTCGCACCCATGCCTGGATGCGTACCCGGTCATTCGACGGCTATTCCTGTTACCTTCCGTGCCCGCCCTGGTCGGGCCCGCTTCCGCCCGTTGGCCCGACGACAGGCCCGTCGTGCGATTCGGTCCCGGCCGAGCGGGCCATGGCCGCCGCCGCGGCCGCGCTCCGGCCGGACGGCACCGCCGGCTCGGGCCGCCCCACGGCCGGCTCAGCCGAGCGGGGCCACCAACCCCGCGGCCGGCGCTGCCCCGCGGGCGATCGACGCGCCTCGGGCCCGTCCAGCCCCGCCGCGACGACCTGGTCGAACGTCGGCACCGTCCAGTCGGTGCCCGGCCGGCCCAGGATCACCCGGGCGGCCACGCACAGCGCCCAGACGGCGAGCACCGCGCCGACCGCCATCACGTCCAGGCCACCGACCAGCCATGACAGCCCGAGGATCACCGTCGCCAGCACGAGGCACAGCGTGATGAGGCCGAGCAGGTTGCTGACCTGCGGCAGTCGTCCCGCGTCGGTCGAGTTCGCGCGGCCCGCCGGGCGACCCGGCCGGCCGGCGGGGCGGCCCGAGCGCGGCGGCACGGGTCCGGGCTGGACACCGGTCGCGGCGCCCGCGCGGCGGGAGCCGGAGCGGCGATCGTCGGAGCGGCGATCGTCAGGGCGCTGTCGCCGAGGCTGGCTCGACGGCGCGGGGCCGTTGGTCGCGGGGCCGTCGGTCACAGGGCCGTCGGTCACAGGGCCGTCGGTCGCTGAGCCACTGGTTGTGGGGCCACTGGTTACGGAGCCATTGGTTGCGGGGGCTTCGGGAGAGCTCGGCTGGCGGGTCGGAAGCAGTCCGCGGACCAGCCGTCGGTCGCCCGCACCCGAGTCGCGGCGTTCCATGCCGCGCTCCTGCCCACCGCCGCCGCCGTAAGACGGGGCAGGGACCTTCAGCCCGGCCAACCTGGCCTGGTCGTGCCAGGGGCGCGGAGCCCGGCGCTCGATCCGCGCCGGTCTCCGCGCCCCAGGGCACGATCATGATTTCGACGGCACCGGTACGACCGCTCAGTACCGGGTCTTCTCCACGTGTGCGCCGCTGTGGACGGCGCGCCAGAGCTCGCCGACGGAACCGAACTGGCCGTGCTTCGGCGCCTGTCGGATCTCCTCGACCACGTGATCGGGTGCGTTGTGATCGCGCAGGTGGCCCATGACCTCGTCACGGTCGGCCGGGAACACGGCCCGGCTGAGCCAGCGGGCCAGCTCGGAGCGTTCCTCGACGTCGCTGAGGCTCATCCCGCGCGGGGCGCTACCCCGGCCTATCCCGTCCGGGCGGTCCAACGCCACTGGAACCTCGTCGGTCGACGGCTCGGGCGACCTCCACTCGGCGGCGTGGGTCTGCCTGCGGGCTCGGACGTAGTCGCGCACCTCGTCGGCCATCGCCTCATCGAGCTGCGGGCCGTGCTTGGCGCTGCCTCGGTCCATCGGCTGCTCCCGTCACGTGATGCCTGGCCTTATGCCTCGGCGTCGAGGGTGCCTGGGGCTACGTGGCCGCTGGGCCGTCCTGGACTCCTCTCGGGAATCGGCCCCGAGCCCGGACCGGGACCTACCCGGACGGGTGTCGGCAAAGCACGGGCCGCCGGGGCTCGGATCCACCGAGCCGACTAGCCAAGGACGGCGATCCGGACGCGGCGCTCTGAGCACCGAGACCGATCGAGCAGTGGCCCATCAGACCGGTTCGACCCCGTCCGGCAAGGACAGTCGGGCATCAACGACCGTGTCGGCCAGAAGACAGTTCGTTCGGGTTCTTCCGACGCAAGGAAGACGGCACTCGGTGTCAAATTAGCCGCACGCATGTCAGCTCGGGGGTGAAAGCGGAATTGTCGGTACTTTTTCGGCCCGCTGACCCCGTTCTCGACGGACTTGGCACCGCTTCTCCGGCGATTCCGCCACAGCATGGCCTGATGCGGATGATTATGATCTCATCCCATCAAGACCGCGGGCTGGCAGCCACCGACCTAGACCACGGACCGACGACCACGGACGACCGAGCCGCACCGGCGCCACCGCCAGCCTTCGGATCCTCGAATCCATCCGAGCGGCTCCGATCCCCTGTTGCCTTCGACATCCCCGGCCCCTTCGCGGTCCTGGTCCTTCGATGTCCTCGGCTCGAGACGCGCCATCCGGTGCCCGACGTGAACGGACACAGACCCTGAACACGCACACACTTCCCGACCATTCGGCAGGGAATGGTGGACGGACCACCGTGTCGGTACCGTCCGGAACTGCCGTCGACGGCGCCGCGGACCTGTCGGCCAACCCAGGCCACCTGGCCCGCCGGCTGCAGCAGGTCATTCACCAGCTGTGGACGGCCTCGGTCTCCACCGACACCACGCCGCCCCAGTTCGTCGTCCTGAACAGCCTGCGGGCGGCACCCGACATCGACCAGCGCACCCTCGGCGAGCGTGCCTGCCTGGACCGCTCGACCGTCGCGGACGTGGTCGCGCGCCTCGTCCAGCGCGGCCTGATCCGGCGGGTCCGCGACCCACACGACGGCCGGCGCAACGTGCTGCGGCTGACCACGCGTGGGGAGGGCACCCACACCGAGGTGGCGCACCGCGCGCAGACGATGAACGAGCAGCTGCTCGCGCCGCTGTCCGGGGACGAGCAGCTCACGCTCGTCGCCCTGCTCAACCGGGTCGTCGACGCGCACCCGGCCGGCCGTTCCGGCGGCGCCGAGGCCGACCCGGACTGACCGGCCGCGGGGCGGGCTGCGTCGGGCTGACCTGTCAGCCCGACGGCGGCGGCTCGCCCACGGCGCCCTGGCGCCCGCCAGACCCGGGGGACGCGGGACGCGGCCGGGTTCGACCGCGTCCCAGAGCCCTGGCGCCTAGGCGTCCTGCGTCGTGGCTTCCTGCGTGGCCGGGGTGGCCGGCTTCGGCGGCTCCGGGCGCCACGAGCTGCCCAGCAGAGCGGCCGAGCCGAGCACGCCCATGGCGACGGCGATCAGCCCGCCGAGCCAGCCGTCCAGGTTGTCGTCAATCGTGGCCAGGTGGTCGATCGAGGCGTACCCGGGGCCGAAGGTCGCGATCGCCGCGCAGACAACCGCGATCATGAGCACGTACTCGTAGCCCTGGCCGGGCTTGAAGATGAAGAAGCCGTTCTTGCGGTGCGCCGTCATGCCAGCGACGATCATGATGCCGACGATCGCGCCCGCGCTGAACGGCGTCAGGAAGCCGGCGGCCAGGCCTGCGCCAGCGGCGAGCTCCATCAGACCGCTCGCCCAGGCGTGCACGATGCCCGGCTTGAGACCCATGCTCGCGAACCACCCCGCGGTACCGTTGATCCCACCCGGACCGAAGATGTGGTTGTAGCCGTGCGCGACGATCGTCAGACCCACGACGATCCGAAGCACCAGGTCCGCGGTGTCCGCTGCGGTCACGAGAACTCCCCTCTACTGCCATCCGCGCGTGAACGCGACACACGAGCCCATCTGCGGGGAATCTATAGTTTGTGGGCACTCACTCGCTCGCGGTACCGCTCGGGGTAACACCGCCGCGACAATTCGAGGCGCCCTGGTCACCGGCCGGTTCCGGCCCGTGAGCTGACGCCGCTCAGCACACCCCCGACTCAGCGCAACGCGTGAGCAGACCCGGGCTCGGCGCACCCTCAGAGCACACCCGGCTCGGTGCATCCCTCGAGCACACCCGGCTCAGCGCACCGGTGGAGCCACTCGAAGCAAAGCATGAACCTCGTCGTCGGTGGGCGGGGCGAAGTCACGGTAATAGTTGCCGACAGCCATGAAGTCCGGCGGCATCAGGGGGCACACCAGCTCGTCCACCTCGGCACGCACCGCCAGCGCTCCGTCAGGAGACGCCACCGGCAGCGCCGCGATCACCCGCCGTGGGCCGGCTCGGCGCACGGCCCGGGCGGCGACGACCATGGTCGCCCCCGTGGCGAGGCCGTCATCGACGAGCACGACCGTCCGGCCGGCGAGCGGCGGCGGCGCGCGGCCCTCCCGGTAGACGCGCTCGCGGCGCGCCAGCTCCGTCGCCTCCCGGGCGGCGACCGCCTCGATCGCCTCGGCGGCCAGGCCGAGCCGCTCGACGGCTCGGGTGTTCAGCACCCGGACGCCACCCGTCGCGATTGCGCCGAGGGCGAACTCGGGCTGCCCCGGCGCGCCCAGCTTGCGGACCCCGATGGCATCGAGCGTCGCGCCAAGCCGACGCGCGACCTCGGCCGCGACCGGCACTCCACCCCTGGGCAGGCCCAGCACCGTCACCGGCCCCTCGTCGCCGACGGCGTGTCGAGGCCGGGCGCCCCGGCGGGAGCCGGGCGCCCCGGCGATCACCTCGGCTACCAGGTCACCGAGGATCCGCCCCGCTTCCCGCCGATCCGTGTAGCCGGCCATGCGCACGGCGTACCCGGGGCTGGTCCGAGCACGCCCGCCAACCGGGCCGCGCACCGGTTCGATCTCCGCCGCGGCGCCGGCCATCAGCTTGGGCCGGCGGAAGCGCCGTGCGCGGCGAGGTAGGCCACCGACTGACGGCTGACGAGCTGGACCAGGTCACCGAGGGTGAGGTCGAACTCGTCGAAGTGCAGGCCCCAGGTCGGCAGGGTGTCGAGCGTGGGAAGGGCGCGCTGGTCGACGAACGCGGGCCGGACGGAGATGTCGAGCCAGGCCCTGTTCCCGGACTGTTGACAGTTCGCGGACAGGAAGTCCGGATAGGTCACGAATCCGGTCGACGCGACCGGCAGGTCGGTCGACGACAGCCCCGGAAGCAGGTCACCGCCATCCGGCGCCCCGTCCGGCAGCAGCCCGGCCGTCGGCAGGTAGGGCGCCAGGGTGGCCGCACCGCCGCCGAGGGCCGCCGGGTTGGTACAGAGCGTCTGCAGGTTCAGCGTGCCGGCCGGAGCGGCGACCCCACGCGACGGCGCGTTGGGCTGGCCGAACCAGGCGTCCGCGGGGGGCGCTCCCTCGTACGCCGAGTACGCCACGACGCAGCCGAACTCGTCGTGACGCTGGCAGGCCGGGATCTGGGCGAGGTCACCGCCGACGAGCGAGCCGTGGCGGACCCGCACGTCGGCGCCGACCAGCAGCGCGGAGACGAGCAGCGCCCGCTGGCCCTCGTTCGGCTCGATCTCGTCGTGCAGCAGGCGCAGCAGCATCTCGGCGCCCTGATCGTCGCCGATCAGCACCACCGGCCGGCCATGGTTGTCATTCACCAGGTAGTCGTTCCACGCGGACTGGACGTCCCCGAAGGCGAGCTGGCGCGCGCTGTCGGACGGGCCGCCATGCTGCAGCCGGGACACGACCGAGTACTGCTCGTAGACCGGGGCGAACACCCGGCAGTCGGCGCCGAATCGGGCTGCCTGCGCCCGGACGACCGCGATCTCGGTGTCGGTCGCCTTCAGAGGGGCGTTGGCCAGCGCGACCTGCGAGACGGTCGGATAGACGTAGAAGCAGTCAACCGGTGGGTTCGCGGCGGCCTGGAAGGTGTCCGTTCCGGTCGGTCCAGCGGGACCGACGACGGTCGCGTCCAGGTTGGTCGCACAGTTGTCGTCGATCGTCCCGGGTCGGCAGACCCAGACCGTGGGATGGGCGACGACGAGGTTCGATCCCGTGGTCAGCGCGCCCGGTGCCGTCGCCGGCCCGTGCGGCTGCGCGCACGCGGAACCCAGCAGTACGGTCACGACCGCGAGCAGGCCGAAGCCCTCCCGCCGCCTTGATCGAGGACCGCGTGTCCTCGACGCCGTCAGGCCAACGGGAAAGGGCTCATCAGCCGGGCAGCGGCGCATTGAGACCTCAGATCATCCGAGCATGCCGACGCGGACCCCCAACACGCCCACGAGCCGTTTGTCCGACCGTGGCCGCCCGTCGATCACCGCGTTGCGGCACAGTATGCACCGTTACGTCCCGAGGCGCATTCGTGGGTATTGCCACAATCAGGCCAGTACGTCCGCCGGGCCACCGGATTGATGCCTTTGCGCCGCTAGACCCCACCAAACGCCACCAAAACGCCCCGGGCGGTTCCTGTCGATCTCCCCCGGGCCAGCCGGCGCTCTGGACGATCCCACCGGACGGACCGCGGCCCCGAAGCCGCCATCCACCGCGTCATGATCGCCGTCTTAGCCCTCGGGTGGTCGTGGTCGGGGGTGATCCACGACCACCCGAGGGCGGAAGCAGCGATCATTGGGGGCCCGGGCCCGGGTCGGGGTCGGGGTCGGGGTCGGCCTAGGCGGCGGCTCCGGGCTTCGTGGGCTTGGTCAGGTCGTAGAGGGTCTGGCCGCCGATGGTGACGGAGGTGAAGTTCTTCTGCACCCAGGACGAGATCTCGCTGTCGGAGCCGCCGCCACCACGCAGGCCGCCACCGAAGCCGCCCCCGCCCAGGAAGTAGTGGATCTTCCTGGTGGCGACGTCCCGTTGGAACTCGGCGAGGGTGATCGCCGGATCCCCGCCGGAGAAGCCGCCGATGGCCATGACCGGCTTGCCACCGGTCGAGAGTTCCAGGGTCGCCGCGGACTGGGAGTTGGCCACCGCGGCGACCCAGCGGTACCCCGCGGCGCCTTCGGTGAGCAGGGTCGTGACCGCCGCGTTCGACGAACCGCCGTCCGGCCCGCCGAATCCGCCGCCGAACGGCCCACCGTTCTGACGGGTGCCGCCACCGAGACGGTCGCCGCCCGGATTCGAGCCGTCGGCTGAGCCACCGCCCGGGATCAAGCCGCGGCCCTGATTGGTGCCGCCACCCTGATTCGCCCCCCCGCCGGGGAGCGCACCGCCGCCGGGAGCCTGCCCGCCGAAGCCACCGGGGAGGCCGCCCTGACCGAAGCCCTGACCGCCGAAGCCCTGACCGCCGAAGCGGTTCTCGTCGCGGCCGGTGCCGCCGGCCGCCCCGCCCGCCCGCGCGCCGATCGCGAACGGCGCCCCACCACCGCGGTTGCCGGGCCCGGCCAGCGGAGTCGCGCCCGTGTGCGCCGTCCCGGCGGTGTCGAGGGCATACGCGGTCGGCCCGGCGAGCAGGCCGACCCCCGCCAGCGCCGCGATCCCGACGGTCGCGGCCGAGGTCCGCCCGCGCGTGGCGAACCTGTCCAGCACCGGCAGGGAGCCACGGCGCGCGGGCGGGCTGGCCGACCCGTGCAGCACCGGCGACGAGCCGTCAGCCGGGTCCGGCACCTCGACGGTCGCGGCGGCCGGGCGCCCAGCCGCGACCAGCGTCAGCAACGCCGCCAGCACCCCCGCGACCAGCACCGGCACGCGCAGCCAGCTCTCCCAGTCGATCCGGCCGAGCAGGCGGTAGGCCCACCAGCCGCTCACCCCGAAGCTGGCCGCCAGGAAGAGCCGGGAGATCAGATCTTCCCGGTCCCGCCACAGGACGAGGGCCCCGATCGCGACCGTCGCTCCGACCGACGGCGCGAGCGCGATCGAGTAGTACTCGTGGATCGTCCCCTTCATGTAGCTGAACACCAGTCCGGAGCCGACCAGCCAGCCGCCCCACAGCACCAGCCCGGCCCGGGCCAGGTCGGTGCGGGCCGCCCGGCGGGTCGCCCACAGGCCGCCGACCAGCAGGATCAGCGCGGCGGGCAGCAACCAGGAGATCTGGGCGCCGAAGTTCTGGGAGAACAGCCGGCCGATGCCGGCCGAGCCACCAAATCCGCCGAACCCGCCACCACCGCGACCTGGGGCCCCGTTCCCGCCGGGAAATCCGGGGAGGTCGCCCGTCGCGGCGCGGCGGGTCAACGCGTCACGCAACGCACTGGTCGCGGCGCCGCCGCGCGGCGCGCCGCCGCGGTTCCCGTCGCCGCCGAAGATCCGTCCGAAGCCGTTGTAGCCGAAGGCCAGGCCGAGCTCGCTGTCGTTCTGCGAGCCGCCGACGAACGGCCGGGACCCCGAAGGCCACAGCTCGACGGTGGCCACCCACCAGCCGGCGCCGACCACGACGCCAACCCCGCCCAGCAGCACGTGCCCGACCCGGCGCAGGAACGCCGGCGGCGCCGCGATCAGGTAGACGAGCGCGAACGCCGGGAGCACGAGAAAGGCCTGCAGCATCTTGGTCAGGAACCCGAACCCGACGGCGACCCCGGCCAGCAGGATCCACCGCCATGAACCACGCTCGACGGCCCTGGTCACGCAGTAGCCGCCGACCACCATGGTCAGGACGAGCAGCGCGTCCGGGTTGTTGAACCGGAACATCAGTGCCGCGACCGGGGTCAGCGCGCAGAGCAGCCCGGCGAGCAGGCCGGCGCGCGGGCCGGCCACCCGGCGCACCGCCGCGAACAGCACCCCGACGCTCGCGACCCCGCACAGCGCGTCCGGCACGAGCATGCTCCAGCTGGAGAAGCCGAAGATCCGCCCGGACAGTGCCATCAGCCACAGCGAGGCCGGTGGCTTGTCGACGGTGATGTAGTTCGACGAGTCCAGCGAGCCGAAGAACATGGCCTTCCAGCTCAGCGTTCCGGCCTGGACAGCCGCGGCATAGAAGGTGTTGCCGTAGCCGGACGCACCGAGGTCCCACAGGTAGAGGGCAGCCGTCGCGGCGAGCAGCACGAGCAGCGCCGGCTGGACCCAGCTCGGATCGCCCGGCCGCCCGCGCACGAGCCGCCCGGGCCAGCTCCGCCAGCCGGCGGGCCCCGGACCGGGCGGCGGCGGGGTCGTCGTGGCACCGGCTGCGAGCACCGGCTCCCCGGGCGCGAGCACACCGGAGGCTGTGGGCGCGGGCATCTCGACGGCCGGCTCCGCCGCGGCCCGGCCGTCGCCGTGTGGCTGTGACGGGATCGCCGGGACGGCCGGGACGGCCTGGACGGCCGCGGCCGCCGGGTCGGCGTCCGCCGGGTCGGGGCGGTCGCCACTGTCGGCGGCGGGGACGGTGGTCATGGGCCGATCTCCAGTGATCGAGGGCGAAGGGACGAGAACGGCGCCGTCGTCGGCGCCGCGCGGCCGGCCTGGCAGCGGCGGTCGCGCGAGCTCGGCGCGCAGCACCCGCACCGGCAGCCGGCGGGTCAGCAGGCCCCGGGCCACCCGGGCGATCCCGCGCAGGTCGGCGAGGGCGGTGGGGACGATGGCCACCCGGCTGTCCGGGTCGTCCACCCAGTCGACCGGAACCTCGTGAATCCGCAGCCCGGACCGTTCGGCCAGCACGAGCAGTTCGGTGTCAAAGAACCAGGCGGTGTCCTCGACGTACGGGAGCAGCCGGTGCGCCACGTCGGCGCGAACCGCCTTGAACCCACACTGGGCGTCCGAGAAGCGGGTCCGCAGCGTGGCGCGGAGCAGCAGGTTGTAGCACCGGGAGATCAGCTCACGCTTGGGCCCGCGCACCACCCGGGCTCCCGGCGCGAGCCGCGAGCCGATGGCGACGTCCGAATGCCCGGAGATCAGCGGCGCGACCAGCGGCAGCAGCGCGCCCAGGTCGGTGGACAGGTCGACGTCCATGTACGCGACGACGGTCGCGCGGCTGGTGGACCAGGCCGCCCGCAGCGCCCGGCCACGGCCCTTCGCCGGCAGCCGGGTGGCGCCGACGCCGGGCAGCCGTGTGGCGAGCTCCTCGGCGAGCGCCCAGGTCCGGTCGGTGCTGGCGTTGTCGACGATCGTGATCTGAAAGCTGAAGGGGAAGCCGTCGAGCAGGAACGCGTGCAGCCGTCGCACGCTCGGGCCGACGTCTGCTTCCTCGTTGTGGACCGGGATCACGATCTCGACCGCCGGGCGGTCACTCAGCCGCGCGGTCACCAGCTGGGGTTCGACCGGCCGGGGCTCGGCCGGGTCGGGCTCGACCGGTGTGAGCCGGGTCGGCTGGGCCGGCACGGGCTCCGGCGGGCCGGGCGTCCGTGCCGGTGCCGACGATGCCGCCGAGGGGAGAGCGGCGGACGTCGGCACCGGCGTCCCGGGGACGACCGACAGGGACCAGGCCGGCACTGGGATGGGAACGACGCCCGGGGTGCCTGACATGCGTGGCGCCACCCCCGGCCGCCGTTCCCATCCCATGCTCGACAGCTTGGCCGCGCCGGTTAGGACGAGCCTTGCCGCAGGCTTGGAATCTCCTGAACTCCAGCTATCACAGAGCGTCCATCAATGGCATAGCCGGGCTTTTCCGACTGCGACACCGGTGTAAAAGAAATTCATCGGACAACACCGGCGACCACCCGGCAGAGCCGAACAGCCCGAGCGGATCTGGGCCGGACGCCCGGACCGGCCGAAGCCGCTCCAGCCCTGGTGACGCCGCCTGCCCGCACGCCTCGGCCGAAATCAGCCGGGCACGTCCGAGCGGACGTCAGAATAGGGCCCCGGTCGGCACGCCGGATGGCTCGTGAATGCGACCGGCTGTGGCCGTCAGTGGCGCCCCGGTGCCACCCCACCTCGCCTGGACGATCTCGGCGGCGATCGCGACCGCCGTCTCCTCCGGGGTGCGGCCGCCGAGGTCGAGCCCGATCGGCGAACGCAGCCGGGCCAGCTCGGCCTCGGTGAGGCCATCCGCGCGCAGTCGCTCCAGCCGGTCGGCGTGGGTGCGCCGCGAGCCCATCGCGCCGACGTAGGCAGCGGGCGACCGCAGCGCCACCCGCAGCAGCGGAAGGTCGAACTTCGGGTCGTGGGTCAGTACGCAGATCACCGTGCGCGCATCGATCGCGACCCGCTCCAGGTAGCGGGACGGCCATTCGCAGACCACCTCATCGGCGTCCGGGAACCGCCTGGCGGTCGCGAAGACCGGCCTCGCGTCGCAGACCGTCACCCGGTAGCCCAGGAACCGGCCGATCGAGACGACGGCCGCCGCGTAGTCGATGGCGCCGAAAACGAGCATCCGAGGTGGCGGAGCGAAGGCCTGCACGAAGACCGTCACGGCGTCGGCGGGCAGCCCGGCCGCGTCCGCCAGGCTGTCGGCCGCCCGGCCCGACCACGCCTGAGCCGGCTGGGGATCCGGGGCGCGGCTGCCGGAGGGGCCATCCCCGGGTGCGTCTCGGTTGGCCGCGTCGACCGGGGAGCGCTCGCCACAGGGGCCGTAGTGGCGGACGCCCGTGCGGCCGGCCGCGAGCATGCCCCTGGCGTCGTCGATGACGGCATGGTCGAGGCCGGGCGACCCCAGCGTGCCGACCACCCGGTCGGCCCAGACGGCGAGCTGTCGGCCGAGACCGCCGGGCCCGCCGGCCGGGCCGCCCTCGCCTCGGCCGGGACCGGCATCCGGGGCAGGGCCGGCCAGGATCGTGACGAGGGCGACCGGGACGTCGGCCGCGAGGGAATCCAACGTCTCGAACATCGGCTCACTGGTCGGCGCGACGAGGATGTCGATGATCCCGCCGCAGGTCAGGCCGACGGCGAACGCGTCATCGTCCGAGATCCCATAGGTCGTCAGGACCGGCGCACCGGTCGCGAGCACCTCGGTCGCGACGTCGTAGACGGCACCCTCGACGCATCCACCGGACACGCTGCCCAGCGCTTCGCCGGTCGCGTCGACGGCCATCACCGCGCCCGGCTGCCGCGGCGCGCTCCCGCGCACCCCGACCACGGTCGCGACGGCGAACGGGGTCCCGGAGCGCCGCCATCCGCGCAGTTGCTCGGTCAGCTCACGCATCGCGCGCCACCCCCTGTCGTTCGCCCACCCGACCCCGCAAGCCGGGCGCCCGGCCCAGATCACTTGGCCCGTATGTCCAGATTCGCGCGCCGAGCCGCCAGGTGCACTGACTTGGCGATCGCCGCCACGGGAGCTGGGCTCAGGCCGGCGCCCCGGACGACCGCGGCGGCGCGGTGAAACCCGTTCCAGGATAGAAACGATGCGTGGAGGTCGCTGGGCTGCTGCTGGCGGCGGGCGCCGGGCGACGCCTCGGCAGGCCCAAGGCGCTGGTCGGCTGGGACGGCGCTCCGCTCGTCGTGCGCGGGCTGCGGCTGCTCGACGCGGCCGGGTGCTCCCCGCTGCTGGTCACCGTCGGCGCCGCCGCCGACCAGGTCGTCGACGTCGTCCGCTCGGCCGAACCCATGGGTGGCGTCGAGATCGTCCGGGTGGACGACTGGCCCGAGGGGATGGGCGCCTCGCTGCGCGCGGGCCTCGCGGCCCTCGCGGCAACCACCGCCGAGGCGGTCGTGATCGCCCTCGTCGACCAGCCGTTCGTCGAGCCGGACCTGGTCAGACGGTTGATCGCCACCGCCGCGGGCAGCCCTGAGCCGGTGCCGGGCACGGCGACGGCACCGGCGGCCGTCGTCGCCGGCTTCGGCGGCCGGCCACGCAACCCGGTGCTGCTACACAGAGCCATCTGGCCGGACGTCGCCCGGCTGGCCCAGGGCGACGTCGGCGCCCGGGCGTGGCTGCGCTCTCACCCCGACGACGTCATCGTCGTACCGTGCGACGACCTGGGCACGCCCGAGGACATCGACACCCA is a genomic window of Pseudofrankia inefficax containing:
- a CDS encoding DUF2795 domain-containing protein → MDRGSAKHGPQLDEAMADEVRDYVRARRQTHAAEWRSPEPSTDEVPVALDRPDGIGRGSAPRGMSLSDVEERSELARWLSRAVFPADRDEVMGHLRDHNAPDHVVEEIRQAPKHGQFGSVGELWRAVHSGAHVEKTRY
- a CDS encoding MarR family winged helix-turn-helix transcriptional regulator, which produces MSVPSGTAVDGAADLSANPGHLARRLQQVIHQLWTASVSTDTTPPQFVVLNSLRAAPDIDQRTLGERACLDRSTVADVVARLVQRGLIRRVRDPHDGRRNVLRLTTRGEGTHTEVAHRAQTMNEQLLAPLSGDEQLTLVALLNRVVDAHPAGRSGGAEADPD
- a CDS encoding DoxX family protein, producing MTAADTADLVLRIVVGLTIVAHGYNHIFGPGGINGTAGWFASMGLKPGIVHAWASGLMELAAGAGLAAGFLTPFSAGAIVGIMIVAGMTAHRKNGFFIFKPGQGYEYVLMIAVVCAAIATFGPGYASIDHLATIDDNLDGWLGGLIAVAMGVLGSAALLGSSWRPEPPKPATPATQEATTQDA
- a CDS encoding phosphoribosyltransferase; the protein is MAGYTDRREAGRILGDLVAEVIAGAPGSRRGARPRHAVGDEGPVTVLGLPRGGVPVAAEVARRLGATLDAIGVRKLGAPGQPEFALGAIATGGVRVLNTRAVERLGLAAEAIEAVAAREATELARRERVYREGRAPPPLAGRTVVLVDDGLATGATMVVAARAVRRAGPRRVIAALPVASPDGALAVRAEVDELVCPLMPPDFMAVGNYYRDFAPPTDDEVHALLRVAPPVR
- a CDS encoding DUF3089 domain-containing protein, whose amino-acid sequence is MTVLLGSACAQPHGPATAPGALTTGSNLVVAHPTVWVCRPGTIDDNCATNLDATVVGPAGPTGTDTFQAAANPPVDCFYVYPTVSQVALANAPLKATDTEIAVVRAQAARFGADCRVFAPVYEQYSVVSRLQHGGPSDSARQLAFGDVQSAWNDYLVNDNHGRPVVLIGDDQGAEMLLRLLHDEIEPNEGQRALLVSALLVGADVRVRHGSLVGGDLAQIPACQRHDEFGCVVAYSAYEGAPPADAWFGQPNAPSRGVAAPAGTLNLQTLCTNPAALGGGAATLAPYLPTAGLLPDGAPDGGDLLPGLSSTDLPVASTGFVTYPDFLSANCQQSGNRAWLDISVRPAFVDQRALPTLDTLPTWGLHFDEFDLTLGDLVQLVSRQSVAYLAAHGASAGPS
- a CDS encoding glycosyltransferase family 39 protein, translating into MPAQPTRLTPVEPDPAEPRPVEPQLVTARLSDRPAVEIVIPVHNEEADVGPSVRRLHAFLLDGFPFSFQITIVDNASTDRTWALAEELATRLPGVGATRLPAKGRGRALRAAWSTSRATVVAYMDVDLSTDLGALLPLVAPLISGHSDVAIGSRLAPGARVVRGPKRELISRCYNLLLRATLRTRFSDAQCGFKAVRADVAHRLLPYVEDTAWFFDTELLVLAERSGLRIHEVPVDWVDDPDSRVAIVPTALADLRGIARVARGLLTRRLPVRVLRAELARPPLPGRPRGADDGAVLVPSPSITGDRPMTTVPAADSGDRPDPADADPAAAAVQAVPAVPAIPSQPHGDGRAAAEPAVEMPAPTASGVLAPGEPVLAAGATTTPPPPGPGPAGWRSWPGRLVRGRPGDPSWVQPALLVLLAATAALYLWDLGASGYGNTFYAAAVQAGTLSWKAMFFGSLDSSNYITVDKPPASLWLMALSGRIFGFSSWSMLVPDALCGVASVGVLFAAVRRVAGPRAGLLAGLLCALTPVAALMFRFNNPDALLVLTMVVGGYCVTRAVERGSWRWILLAGVAVGFGFLTKMLQAFLVLPAFALVYLIAAPPAFLRRVGHVLLGGVGVVVGAGWWVATVELWPSGSRPFVGGSQNDSELGLAFGYNGFGRIFGGDGNRGGAPRGGAATSALRDALTRRAATGDLPGFPGGNGAPGRGGGGFGGFGGSAGIGRLFSQNFGAQISWLLPAALILLVGGLWATRRAARTDLARAGLVLWGGWLVGSGLVFSYMKGTIHEYYSIALAPSVGATVAIGALVLWRDREDLISRLFLAASFGVSGWWAYRLLGRIDWESWLRVPVLVAGVLAALLTLVAAGRPAAATVEVPDPADGSSPVLHGSASPPARRGSLPVLDRFATRGRTSAATVGIAALAGVGLLAGPTAYALDTAGTAHTGATPLAGPGNRGGGAPFAIGARAGGAAGGTGRDENRFGGQGFGGQGFGQGGLPGGFGGQAPGGGALPGGGANQGGGTNQGRGLIPGGGSADGSNPGGDRLGGGTRQNGGPFGGGFGGPDGGSSNAAVTTLLTEGAAGYRWVAAVANSQSAATLELSTGGKPVMAIGGFSGGDPAITLAEFQRDVATRKIHYFLGGGGFGGGLRGGGGSDSEISSWVQKNFTSVTIGGQTLYDLTKPTKPGAAA